The following coding sequences lie in one Alloacidobacterium dinghuense genomic window:
- a CDS encoding sulfite exporter TauE/SafE family protein, translated as MNTLEFSGWIFCSSILAGLLGALTGLGGGVVVVPVLTVLFHVDIRYAIGASLVSVIATSSGAAAAYVREGFSNVRIGMFLEIATTLGALVGAYLTGIVSTHAIGIIFGAVLFYSAYESLRTHPDETHREPNALALKLNLQGSYPTSHGPENYVAQNVPGGFSLMFVAGALSGLLGIGSGAVKVLAMDRAMRLPFKVSTTTSNFMIGVTAAASAGIYLSRGYISPGLAMPVMLGVLIGSLVGSRLLVKAKVKTLRLLFASVIVVLGIEMIYNSMTGRL; from the coding sequence ATGAACACGCTCGAATTTTCAGGTTGGATCTTCTGCAGTTCCATTCTGGCTGGCCTCCTCGGTGCGCTGACGGGCCTCGGCGGTGGCGTCGTCGTCGTTCCGGTGCTCACGGTTCTCTTTCACGTCGATATTCGCTATGCCATCGGCGCTTCCCTGGTGTCCGTCATCGCCACGTCGTCCGGAGCGGCCGCGGCCTATGTCCGCGAAGGCTTTTCCAACGTCCGCATCGGCATGTTCCTTGAGATCGCAACCACGCTCGGCGCGTTGGTTGGAGCCTACCTCACAGGGATCGTTTCCACTCACGCGATCGGAATTATCTTCGGAGCAGTGCTCTTCTACTCTGCATACGAATCATTGCGTACTCACCCCGACGAAACGCATCGCGAACCGAATGCCCTTGCCCTGAAGCTAAATCTGCAAGGCAGCTATCCCACCTCGCATGGACCAGAAAACTACGTAGCACAGAATGTCCCCGGAGGCTTCAGCTTGATGTTTGTCGCCGGAGCCTTGTCCGGCCTCCTCGGCATCGGCTCCGGAGCAGTCAAGGTTCTGGCCATGGATCGCGCCATGCGCCTGCCCTTCAAAGTGTCGACAACCACCAGCAATTTCATGATCGGAGTCACAGCCGCGGCGAGCGCTGGAATTTATCTCAGTCGCGGTTACATATCGCCCGGACTCGCCATGCCGGTGATGCTGGGCGTCCTGATCGGATCGCTTGTGGGTTCACGCCTTCTTGTAAAAGCAAAGGTAAAGACGCTGCGGCTGCTCTTCGCCAGTGTCATCGTCGTGTTAGGCATCGAAATGATCTACAACAGCATGACAGGCAGGCTCTGA